The Taeniopygia guttata chromosome 4A, bTaeGut7.mat, whole genome shotgun sequence genome has a segment encoding these proteins:
- the POU3F4 gene encoding POU domain, class 3, transcription factor 4, translating into MATAASNPYGLLGAGALAHAEGAGMQQGSPFRSPQKLLQSEYLQGVPGNGHPLGHHWVTSLSDGAPWPAALAGGPLEQPDVKPGREDLQLGAIIHHRSPHVSHHSPHANHPSAWGASPAHSASLAAPPAAAAAAAAGQPLSVYSQGGFAVGGMLEHGGLTPPPAAAAGQGLHPGLRGEAGGEHGELGGHHCQDHSDEETPTSDELEQFAKQFKQRRIKLGFTQADVGLALGTLYGNVFSQTTICRFEALQLSFKNMCKLKPLLNKWLEEADSSTGSPTSIDKIAAQGRKRKKRTSIEVSVKGVLETHFLKCPKPAAQEISSLADSLQLEKEVVRVWFCNRRQKEKRMTPPGEQPQHDVYSHGVKTDTACHDL; encoded by the coding sequence ATGGCCACAGCCGCCTCCAACCCCTACGGCCTGCTGGGCGCCGGCGCGCTCGCCCACGCCGAGGGCGCGGgcatgcagcagggcagcccgTTCCGCAGCCCgcagaagctgctgcagagcgAGTACCTGCAGGGCGTCCCCGGCAATGGGCACCCGCTGGGGCATCACTGGGTGACCAGCCTGAGCGACGGCGCGCCCTGGCCCGCGGCGCTGGCGGGCGGCCCGCTGGAGCAGCCCGACGTGAAGCCGGGCCGCGAGGACCTGCAGCTGGGCGCCATCATCCACCACCGCTCGCCCCACGTCTCCCATCACTCGCCCCACGCCAACCACCCCAGCGCCTGGGGCGCCAGCCCGGCGCACAGCGCCTCGCTGGccgccccccccgccgccgccgccgccgccgccgccgggcagCCCCTGAGCGTGTACTCGCAGGGCGGGTTCGCGGTGGGCGGCATGCTGGAGCACGGCGGGCTCaccccgccgcccgccgccgccgccgggcagGGCTTGCACCCGGGGCTGCGCGGCGAGGCCGGCGGCGAGCACGGCGAGCTGGGCGGCCACCACTGCCAGGACCACTCGGACGAGGAGACGCCGACCTCGGACGAGCTGGAGCAGTTCGCCAAGCAGTTCAAGCAGCGCCGCATCAAGCTGGGCTTCACCCAGGCCGACGTGGGGCTGGCGCTGGGCACCCTGTACGGCAACGTCTTCTCGCAGACCACCATCTGCCGCTTCGAGGCCCTGCAGCTCAGCTTCAAGAACATGTGCAAGCTGAAGCCGCTGCTGAACAAGTGGCTGGAGGAGGCCGACTCCTCCACCGGCAGCCCCACGAGCATCGACAAGATCGCGGCgcaggggaggaagaggaagaagcgGACCTCCATCGAGGTGAGTGTCAAGGGCGTGCTGGAGACGCACTTCCTCAAGTGCCCCAAGCCGGCCGCCCAGGAGATCTCCTCGCTGGCGGAcagcctgcagctggagaaggaggtggtGCGGGTCTGGTTCTGCAACCGGCGGCAGAAGGAGAAGCGCATGACCCCTCCGGGCGAGCAGCCGCAGCACGACGTGTACTCGCACGGCGTGAAAACGGACACGGCCTGCCACGACCTCTGA